Proteins encoded together in one Pantoea sp. CCBC3-3-1 window:
- a CDS encoding DUF554 domain-containing protein, with amino-acid sequence MIVGPYINGSAVFLGGIIGAVLSTRLPERIRLSMPSIFGAASMCMGIVLVVKVVHMPVMVLSVILGSLLGELIYLEKGIGKVGGKAKGLVELLVKPGSSDESAQEQFLHQYVSIIVLFCASGTGIFGSMHEGMTGDTSVLIAKSFLDIFTAAIFATSLGFAVAIIALPQLIIQLALAHGAVYIMPLTTSAMQADFSAVGGVLMFATGFRICGIKMFPVANMIPALVLAMPISAAWVHCF; translated from the coding sequence GTGATAGTAGGACCCTATATTAACGGCTCTGCCGTTTTCCTGGGCGGCATCATCGGCGCGGTACTCAGTACCCGCCTGCCGGAACGTATTCGGCTCAGCATGCCGTCGATTTTTGGTGCCGCCTCAATGTGTATGGGCATCGTACTGGTGGTCAAAGTCGTTCATATGCCGGTAATGGTGCTTTCAGTGATTTTAGGTTCGTTATTAGGAGAACTGATTTATCTGGAAAAAGGCATCGGTAAAGTCGGCGGCAAAGCGAAAGGGCTGGTGGAGCTGTTAGTGAAACCGGGGAGCAGTGATGAAAGTGCGCAGGAGCAATTTTTACATCAATACGTCTCTATCATCGTACTGTTTTGCGCCAGCGGGACGGGTATTTTTGGTTCAATGCATGAAGGCATGACCGGCGACACCAGCGTGCTGATTGCCAAATCCTTCCTGGATATTTTTACCGCGGCTATATTTGCTACGTCATTGGGTTTTGCAGTAGCCATTATTGCCCTGCCTCAGCTGATTATTCAGTTAGCGCTGGCGCATGGTGCAGTCTACATAATGCCCTTGACCACTTCTGCAATGCAGGCTGATTTTTCTGCCGTCGGTGGTGTATTGATGTTTGCTACCGGGTTTCGGATCTGCGGTATTAAAATGTTTCCTGTAGCAAATATGATACCCGCGCTGGTTCTGGCAATGCCAATATCCGCAGCCTGGGTGCACTGTTTTTGA
- a CDS encoding ABC transporter substrate-binding protein, which produces MKISKWLFPLLMAGSCVVQAAEQNVPTSSTLHVTADSQLKSQLPADIVKRGYLIAGTNPNTPPTTFYKEDNRTLAGREIDVMNAVGERLGIPVHWQDTGGFDNIIPGLKSGRYDVALSNINATKARLSQVDFIGYFNASRLGVIARKEANIKPFTSLQDVCGQQIGGGAGTTQLTRLDEASKACVAAGKPAINVAVFPDRPAGVQAVVSGRVPMFFGPYEGLTYQVSQVPALVMRGQIHVDDAPVSVAFAKDSPLEPAVQAALNSLIKDGSYQKILDHWSIGYGAVTEARRNQDIFK; this is translated from the coding sequence ATGAAAATATCTAAATGGCTGTTTCCGCTGCTGATGGCAGGAAGCTGTGTCGTCCAGGCCGCTGAACAGAATGTACCCACCTCCAGCACGCTGCATGTGACGGCTGACAGCCAGCTAAAAAGCCAGCTCCCGGCGGATATCGTGAAGCGCGGTTATCTCATCGCCGGCACCAACCCGAACACGCCGCCAACTACCTTTTATAAAGAAGATAACCGGACACTGGCAGGACGTGAAATTGACGTGATGAACGCCGTTGGCGAACGGCTGGGGATTCCGGTGCACTGGCAGGATACCGGCGGCTTCGACAACATTATTCCAGGCCTGAAGTCGGGTCGCTACGACGTGGCGCTCTCTAATATCAACGCCACCAAAGCGCGCCTCTCGCAGGTCGATTTTATTGGCTATTTTAACGCGTCCCGCCTTGGGGTGATCGCCCGCAAAGAGGCCAACATTAAGCCTTTCACTTCTTTGCAGGACGTTTGCGGCCAGCAGATTGGCGGCGGGGCCGGAACCACTCAGCTTACGCGTCTGGACGAGGCGAGCAAGGCATGCGTGGCGGCAGGTAAACCTGCAATCAACGTCGCGGTCTTTCCGGATCGGCCAGCGGGCGTACAGGCCGTGGTCAGTGGCCGCGTGCCGATGTTCTTTGGCCCTTATGAAGGGCTGACTTATCAGGTCAGTCAGGTTCCTGCGCTGGTAATGCGCGGACAAATTCACGTGGATGATGCCCCGGTCTCGGTCGCCTTCGCGAAAGATTCACCGCTGGAACCCGCCGTACAGGCCGCGCTGAATTCGCTGATTAAAGATGGCAGCTATCAGAAAATCCTCGACCACTGGTCAATCGGTTACGGTGCGGTGACCGAAGCGCGACGCAATCAGGATATCTTCAAATGA
- a CDS encoding LacI family DNA-binding transcriptional regulator, translated as MKMQRITLHDIATLAGVTKMTVSRYLRTPEKVKPDTAERIASVIAEVGYQPDPDNHAIASNALPRIGVLIPSFHNQIFSELLAGVESVAGAQGYQTLVVNYDYDSQREEEQIATVLAFNVKAILLTESVHTVRAEKYLKASGIPVAEVMGLTTTQGRVNVGFNNHQAGFDMASMLIGSGKKRIIYFGSMSDIRDEQRYAGYCQAMAGAGLQAGRISPNKVSSVSTGAGMMTLARQMYPDMDGILCTNDDLAVGVLQECLAAGIAVPQEMAIAGFHGLEIGQVTTPKLASVITPRFEMGKTATEILIKKINNMPAIERVDLHYRLSMGATI; from the coding sequence ATGAAAATGCAACGCATCACGTTACACGATATCGCCACGCTGGCGGGCGTAACGAAAATGACCGTCAGCCGCTATTTACGCACGCCGGAAAAAGTAAAGCCCGACACCGCCGAGCGCATTGCCAGCGTCATCGCCGAAGTGGGCTATCAGCCCGATCCCGATAATCACGCTATCGCCAGCAACGCCCTGCCCCGTATCGGCGTGTTAATCCCTTCTTTTCATAACCAGATTTTTTCCGAGCTGCTGGCCGGTGTGGAATCGGTCGCCGGCGCTCAGGGCTACCAGACGCTGGTGGTTAATTACGACTACGACAGCCAGCGCGAAGAAGAGCAGATCGCCACGGTGTTAGCGTTTAATGTTAAGGCGATTTTGTTAACTGAATCGGTTCATACGGTGCGGGCAGAAAAATACCTCAAGGCTTCCGGCATTCCGGTTGCAGAAGTGATGGGTCTGACGACCACTCAGGGTCGCGTTAACGTTGGCTTTAACAACCATCAGGCCGGTTTTGATATGGCCAGTATGCTGATCGGCAGCGGTAAAAAACGCATTATCTACTTTGGATCGATGTCCGATATTCGTGATGAACAGCGCTACGCGGGTTATTGCCAGGCGATGGCGGGCGCGGGTTTGCAGGCAGGACGCATCTCACCGAACAAAGTGTCTTCCGTGTCGACCGGCGCGGGCATGATGACGCTGGCACGCCAAATGTATCCCGATATGGACGGCATTCTCTGCACCAATGACGACCTGGCCGTCGGCGTTTTACAGGAGTGTCTGGCGGCGGGTATCGCGGTGCCTCAAGAAATGGCGATTGCCGGTTTTCACGGGCTGGAAATCGGACAGGTTACCACGCCAAAACTGGCCAGCGTGATCACGCCGCGCTTTGAGATGGGCAAAACCGCCACCGAAATTTTAATTAAAAAAATCAATAATATGCCGGCTATCGAGCGTGTAGATTTGCACTATCGTTTATCGATGGGTGCCACTATTTAA
- a CDS encoding amino acid ABC transporter permease codes for MKAEQDPDSLRIVSKRYYGRWISALVVVLLLAAAVNSMVQNPRFEWQVIANSFTEQSIIDGVLMTLQLTLISVVLGFTGGTVLALMRLSSNPVLSSVSWAYTWFFRGVPMLVQLFLWYNIAALYPNISLSLPGVGELWSASANALISPFSAAVIALVMHQAAYAAEIVRAGIQSVGNGQLEAAKALGYRPTEIFRYTVLPQAMRAILPPAGNEIIGQLKTTAVVSVISLQDVLFSAQIIYQRTYQVIPLLLVATLWYLLLTSVLSVGQYYVERYFARGVTRREKREWFKRTPFAVEEGRVSNG; via the coding sequence ATGAAAGCAGAACAGGATCCCGATTCACTGCGCATTGTGAGTAAGCGCTACTACGGCCGCTGGATCAGCGCCCTGGTTGTGGTGCTGTTGCTGGCAGCGGCGGTCAATTCGATGGTGCAAAACCCGCGCTTTGAATGGCAGGTGATTGCTAACAGCTTTACCGAGCAGTCGATTATCGACGGCGTGCTGATGACGCTGCAACTGACGCTGATTTCGGTCGTGCTGGGCTTTACCGGCGGCACGGTGCTGGCGCTGATGCGCCTCTCTTCTAACCCGGTGCTGAGCAGCGTCAGCTGGGCTTATACGTGGTTTTTCCGTGGTGTACCGATGCTGGTGCAGCTGTTTCTCTGGTACAACATCGCCGCGCTCTATCCCAACATTTCGCTATCGTTACCGGGCGTGGGTGAGCTGTGGAGCGCTTCCGCAAACGCGCTAATCAGCCCGTTTAGCGCCGCAGTCATTGCGCTGGTGATGCATCAGGCCGCGTATGCAGCGGAAATTGTGCGTGCCGGGATCCAGAGCGTGGGAAATGGTCAGCTTGAAGCAGCAAAAGCGCTGGGCTACCGCCCAACCGAAATTTTCCGCTATACCGTTCTGCCGCAGGCGATGCGCGCTATTTTGCCGCCCGCGGGTAACGAAATCATCGGCCAGTTAAAAACCACCGCGGTGGTGTCGGTGATCTCCTTACAGGATGTGCTGTTTTCCGCGCAGATTATCTATCAGCGTACCTATCAGGTGATCCCACTGCTGCTGGTCGCCACGCTGTGGTATCTGCTGCTGACCTCAGTGCTTTCCGTCGGACAGTACTATGTCGAGCGTTATTTTGCGCGAGGCGTCACCCGCCGCGAGAAGCGTGAATGGTTTAAGCGTACGCCTTTTGCAGTGGAAGAAGGGAGAGTGAGCAATGGCTGA
- the aroD gene encoding type I 3-dehydroquinate dehydratase, which produces MNLRKMVIAVSLLLGTQSGVVALSQAHAASTSQAAAAFTQRHAVPLKINNTLIGQGAPKIIVPTTGATAEQVLAQAKMIGENPDADLIEYRIDYLNFANDPAQVAALGKKIVAEVKGKPLILTFRTKAEGGAKVITDQAWGDLYLALIKSHFIDILDVEMFRQPAVVQKVVAAAHEAGIKVVMSSHDFNNTPDTAEIVSRLRKQDEMGADILKIAVMPHNAGDVLKLQDATAQIRERYSRKPLLTMSMGGLGAVTRITGQVWGSDLTFGMIGEASAPGQIEVKPLRQALETINMAMTGK; this is translated from the coding sequence GTGAATTTACGAAAAATGGTTATAGCAGTCTCATTATTACTGGGTACACAAAGCGGCGTTGTGGCTTTATCTCAGGCCCATGCGGCGTCCACCAGCCAGGCGGCAGCGGCTTTTACCCAGCGGCATGCCGTCCCGTTGAAGATCAATAACACCCTTATCGGCCAGGGGGCGCCTAAAATCATTGTGCCCACCACCGGCGCCACTGCGGAGCAGGTGCTGGCACAGGCAAAAATGATTGGTGAAAACCCGGATGCCGACCTGATTGAATATCGAATTGATTACCTGAATTTTGCCAACGATCCCGCGCAAGTTGCGGCGCTGGGCAAAAAAATTGTGGCCGAAGTGAAGGGTAAGCCGCTGATCCTGACTTTTCGCACTAAGGCGGAGGGGGGAGCAAAAGTGATAACGGACCAGGCCTGGGGCGATCTCTACCTGGCGCTAATCAAATCGCATTTTATTGATATTCTGGATGTTGAAATGTTCCGCCAGCCCGCGGTGGTGCAAAAAGTGGTGGCTGCGGCACATGAGGCGGGTATCAAGGTGGTGATGTCCAGCCACGATTTTAACAACACGCCCGACACCGCTGAAATAGTTTCGCGGCTGCGTAAACAGGATGAAATGGGGGCAGATATCCTGAAAATCGCGGTAATGCCGCACAATGCAGGAGACGTACTGAAATTGCAGGATGCCACTGCGCAAATCCGCGAGCGCTACTCACGCAAACCACTGCTGACCATGTCCATGGGCGGGCTGGGAGCCGTCACGCGAATCACCGGCCAGGTGTGGGGATCGGATCTCACCTTTGGCATGATCGGCGAGGCATCGGCTCCAGGTCAGATCGAGGTCAAACCGCTGCGCCAGGCGCTGGAAACCATCAATATGGCGATGACCGGGAAATAA
- a CDS encoding MFS transporter, translating into MKNKIPGTRWLRVIAPILITCIISFMDRVNISFALPGGMEKDLAITSQMAGVASGIFFIGYLFLQVPGGRIAVNGSGKRFIAWSLAAWMVVSIATGFVTNHWQLLALRFVLGVSEGGMLPVVLTMVSNWFPEKELGRANAFVMMFAPLGGMFTAPISGTIINMFDWRWLFIIEGVLSAFVLLVWWIAISDRPEEARWLPARERDYLLTELKRDREERAKKTPPGKASLKEVFRSKGLMKLVLLNFFYQTGDYGYTLWLPSILKNLTGANMAGVGVLAILPFVATIAGIYLISWLSDRTGKRRFWVMVSLFCFAASLLASVGLNQHIVASYIALVFSGFFLKAATSPFWTIPGRIASAELAGSARGVINGLGNLGGFCGPYLVGIMTYVYGQGAAVCALAASLIIAGVLAATLPKGCDLSDDEKSAAKKQAEEEKMQGEVSHQGH; encoded by the coding sequence ATGAAGAATAAGATACCCGGAACACGCTGGCTGCGTGTAATAGCCCCGATCCTGATTACCTGCATTATTTCATTTATGGACCGGGTCAATATCAGTTTTGCCCTGCCCGGCGGGATGGAAAAAGATTTAGCGATCACCAGCCAGATGGCGGGTGTCGCCAGCGGGATTTTCTTTATCGGCTATCTGTTTTTACAGGTGCCTGGCGGTCGGATTGCCGTTAACGGCAGCGGTAAGCGCTTTATCGCCTGGTCGCTGGCGGCCTGGATGGTGGTTTCCATCGCCACCGGCTTTGTCACCAACCACTGGCAGCTGTTGGCCCTGCGGTTTGTGTTGGGTGTTTCCGAAGGCGGAATGCTGCCGGTAGTGCTGACGATGGTCAGTAACTGGTTCCCCGAAAAAGAGCTGGGCCGCGCCAATGCTTTTGTAATGATGTTTGCGCCGCTTGGCGGCATGTTCACCGCGCCGATCTCCGGCACGATAATCAATATGTTTGACTGGCGCTGGCTGTTTATCATCGAAGGCGTGCTTTCTGCGTTCGTGCTGCTGGTGTGGTGGATAGCGATCAGCGATCGGCCTGAAGAAGCGCGCTGGTTACCGGCACGCGAGCGCGACTATCTGCTGACCGAGCTAAAACGCGATCGGGAAGAGCGCGCGAAAAAAACGCCGCCGGGCAAGGCAAGCCTGAAAGAGGTGTTTCGCAGTAAGGGATTGATGAAGCTGGTGCTGTTGAACTTCTTTTATCAGACCGGTGATTACGGCTATACGCTGTGGCTGCCCAGCATCCTGAAAAATCTGACCGGCGCGAATATGGCGGGCGTTGGTGTGCTGGCTATCCTGCCGTTTGTCGCCACCATTGCCGGTATCTATTTGATTTCCTGGCTGAGCGACCGCACCGGTAAACGTCGCTTTTGGGTAATGGTCTCGCTGTTCTGCTTTGCCGCCTCGCTGCTGGCTTCGGTCGGACTGAATCAGCATATTGTCGCCTCTTATATCGCGCTGGTGTTCAGCGGCTTCTTCCTCAAGGCGGCAACCAGTCCCTTCTGGACTATCCCTGGCCGCATCGCTTCGGCGGAGCTGGCGGGCAGCGCACGTGGCGTGATTAACGGACTGGGCAACCTCGGCGGTTTCTGCGGTCCGTATCTGGTCGGGATCATGACGTATGTCTACGGTCAGGGCGCCGCCGTTTGCGCGCTGGCCGCTTCGCTGATCATCGCGGGCGTTCTTGCTGCGACGTTGCCAAAAGGCTGTGATTTATCAGACGATGAAAAATCCGCCGCGAAGAAACAGGCAGAGGAGGAGAAAATGCAGGGCGAGGTGTCGCATCAGGGGCATTAA
- the idnO gene encoding gluconate 5-dehydrogenase — MNQLFSLKNKRILLTGSAQGIGFIMARGLAEQGAEIIINGTSHERAENAAMKLRDEGYTAHVSVFNVADAPAVEQAIDHIERTIGPIDVLFNNAGIQRRHPFTEFPLQEWNDIIATNQTGVFVVSQCVAKRMMGRQAGKIVNICSMQSELGRDTITPYAAAKGAVKMLTRGMCVELARHNIQVNAIAPGYFQTPMTQALVDNEQFTDWLCKRTPAARWGNPEELVGAAVFLSAKASDFVNGHLLFVDGGMLAAV, encoded by the coding sequence ATGAATCAACTCTTCAGCTTAAAGAACAAACGCATTTTACTGACCGGCTCGGCGCAGGGTATTGGCTTTATCATGGCGCGTGGCCTGGCGGAACAGGGAGCGGAAATCATCATAAACGGCACGTCACATGAACGTGCGGAAAACGCCGCGATGAAATTACGCGATGAAGGTTATACCGCGCATGTGTCGGTCTTTAACGTTGCCGATGCGCCCGCCGTGGAGCAGGCGATCGATCATATTGAGCGCACCATTGGCCCGATTGACGTGTTATTCAATAACGCAGGTATTCAGCGCCGTCATCCTTTTACCGAGTTTCCATTGCAGGAATGGAACGACATTATTGCCACCAATCAGACCGGCGTGTTTGTGGTTTCCCAGTGCGTGGCAAAAAGGATGATGGGGCGACAGGCCGGGAAAATCGTTAACATCTGTTCCATGCAGAGCGAGCTGGGGCGCGACACCATTACCCCTTATGCCGCCGCCAAAGGCGCGGTCAAAATGTTGACGCGAGGCATGTGCGTTGAGCTGGCCCGTCACAATATTCAGGTCAACGCCATCGCACCGGGCTATTTCCAGACGCCGATGACGCAGGCGCTGGTGGATAATGAACAGTTCACCGACTGGCTGTGTAAACGCACGCCTGCCGCACGCTGGGGCAATCCGGAAGAGCTGGTTGGTGCGGCCGTATTCCTTTCGGCAAAAGCATCCGATTTTGTTAACGGTCATCTGCTGTTTGTGGATGGCGGTATGCTGGCGGCAGTTTGA
- a CDS encoding NosD domain-containing protein: MFKNKIAVMLSLLLSFAVTAEENVLPEKDILKVNAAADNGQNGTLRWALEKNNQNPGRYKIEIDFKDNAPLVIKPGKPLPEIKGPVDIINMNWLREGTYIAIDGSGYIKPVDPRSCPGAEKGQYGANVRTNTLPGLVLRDTHDVTIQGLEVRNFCIGILLNRASNNVIEDNRFVANHGGAGLMMTGDDGKGNSTATTTQRNKILRNTFLNNGDGMEATRGASFNLIADNLITTDASNQEPSQGLEMLWGNDNQVIHNTFQNYSDGVQINWGNRNYIAANMFKNLSSAVTLSGTDNIVAGNRMVNNRVAVAVRPQGVAGKDGRFGINRITGPNRDRISENIMIDNGKDIKRCFAGGSCLPDYAGAIVFNVPGLEHADFPGSRGGGISNNASTLERICALDGNSAGCEKTPNENQLPPVISQAAHQGNDLIVSGSVKGEANTLYRIEFFANSKANRDEAENFLGYDMVPVHADGQGTFKYILPLTDDIVVANVTSTATTEDGATSPLSKPVTAK; the protein is encoded by the coding sequence ATGTTTAAAAATAAAATTGCCGTTATGCTGTCTCTGCTTTTATCTTTTGCCGTTACGGCTGAAGAGAACGTCTTGCCAGAAAAAGACATACTGAAAGTTAACGCTGCTGCTGATAATGGTCAGAATGGCACGTTGCGATGGGCGTTGGAGAAAAATAATCAAAATCCAGGTCGATATAAGATAGAGATAGATTTTAAAGATAATGCCCCGTTAGTGATTAAGCCAGGCAAGCCTTTACCAGAAATTAAAGGGCCAGTGGATATTATTAATATGAACTGGTTACGGGAAGGGACATATATTGCCATTGATGGCTCTGGCTATATCAAACCTGTCGATCCCCGCAGCTGTCCGGGTGCAGAAAAAGGGCAGTATGGCGCAAATGTCCGCACCAACACGCTGCCGGGGTTGGTTCTGCGCGATACGCATGACGTCACCATTCAGGGGCTGGAAGTGCGTAATTTTTGTATCGGTATTTTGCTAAACCGCGCCAGCAACAACGTAATTGAAGACAACCGCTTTGTGGCAAACCACGGTGGTGCCGGACTGATGATGACCGGCGACGATGGCAAAGGAAACTCAACGGCCACTACCACCCAGCGCAACAAAATTCTGCGCAATACCTTTCTTAATAACGGCGACGGCATGGAGGCAACACGCGGCGCTTCGTTCAATCTGATTGCCGATAACTTAATCACGACCGATGCCAGTAATCAGGAACCGTCTCAGGGGCTGGAAATGCTGTGGGGCAATGATAATCAGGTGATCCACAATACGTTTCAAAACTATTCAGACGGCGTGCAGATAAACTGGGGAAACCGCAACTATATCGCTGCCAATATGTTTAAGAATTTATCCTCTGCCGTTACGCTTAGCGGCACAGATAATATCGTAGCGGGAAACCGTATGGTCAATAATCGCGTTGCCGTCGCGGTTCGGCCACAGGGCGTGGCGGGCAAAGATGGCCGCTTTGGTATTAACCGTATTACCGGACCAAATCGCGATCGCATTTCGGAAAATATTATGATCGATAATGGTAAGGATATTAAGCGCTGCTTTGCTGGCGGCAGCTGCCTGCCTGATTATGCCGGTGCGATAGTGTTTAATGTGCCAGGCCTGGAACATGCCGATTTCCCAGGAAGCCGCGGTGGAGGCATCAGTAATAATGCATCCACGCTTGAACGTATTTGTGCGCTTGATGGTAACAGTGCAGGTTGTGAGAAAACACCCAATGAAAACCAGCTGCCGCCGGTTATTTCACAGGCTGCTCACCAGGGCAACGATCTTATCGTGAGTGGCAGTGTCAAAGGCGAAGCCAATACTCTGTATCGCATTGAGTTCTTCGCTAACAGTAAAGCAAACAGAGACGAAGCTGAAAACTTTCTTGGCTATGACATGGTGCCGGTTCACGCAGATGGGCAGGGCACGTTTAAATATATATTACCACTGACGGATGACATCGTGGTCGCTAACGTTACCAGCACGGCGACGACGGAAGATGGCGCTACATCGCCCCTCAGCAAGCCCGTAACAGCAAAGTAA
- a CDS encoding 2-hydroxyacid dehydrogenase: MTTQAILLIAAVPDALLDRLASAWTVHRLFEQDDPQTFLADKGDTIKAVVTRGDVGVRKEVLEQLPNAGLVAVFGVGTDATDLNYTRSKNIAVTITSGVLTNDVADMAMGLLLAASRRLCQGDSFVRQGKWLNTAPTLGNQVSGKRIGILGMGNIGQAIARRAAGFDMQISYTSRSRHDALPYAWHDDVQSLARDSDFLVIAAAGGESTKGLVNADVLHALPKHAWLINIARGTLVDQSALIQALRKGDIAGAALDVYEQEPQVPEELIAMSNVVLQPHVGSATHETRQKMSDVVFANVEAFFKADDLPNAI; the protein is encoded by the coding sequence ATGACGACCCAAGCCATCCTGTTAATCGCTGCCGTACCTGACGCCCTGCTCGATCGCCTTGCTTCGGCCTGGACGGTACACCGTCTTTTTGAGCAGGATGACCCGCAGACGTTTCTGGCCGACAAAGGCGACACCATCAAGGCGGTGGTCACGCGTGGTGACGTCGGCGTGCGCAAAGAGGTGCTGGAACAGCTGCCCAACGCGGGCCTGGTTGCCGTGTTCGGTGTGGGTACCGATGCCACAGACCTGAACTATACCCGCTCGAAAAATATTGCCGTCACCATCACTTCTGGCGTGCTGACCAACGATGTGGCCGATATGGCCATGGGACTGCTGCTGGCCGCCTCACGCCGCTTATGTCAGGGCGACAGCTTCGTCCGTCAGGGCAAATGGCTGAATACCGCCCCGACGCTGGGCAATCAGGTTAGCGGCAAACGCATCGGCATTTTAGGCATGGGCAATATTGGCCAGGCGATTGCCCGCCGCGCCGCTGGTTTTGATATGCAAATCAGCTATACCAGCCGCAGCCGTCATGACGCGCTGCCTTACGCCTGGCACGACGACGTGCAGTCTCTGGCACGCGATAGCGACTTCCTGGTGATTGCCGCCGCCGGTGGCGAATCCACCAAAGGTTTGGTTAACGCTGATGTTTTACATGCCCTGCCAAAACACGCCTGGCTGATTAATATTGCGCGCGGCACGCTGGTTGATCAAAGCGCGTTAATTCAGGCCTTACGTAAAGGCGATATAGCCGGTGCCGCACTGGACGTTTATGAGCAGGAACCGCAGGTGCCGGAAGAGTTAATAGCCATGAGCAATGTGGTTTTACAACCTCATGTTGGCAGCGCTACGCACGAAACCCGCCAAAAAATGAGTGATGTCGTTTTTGCCAACGTCGAAGCCTTTTTCAAAGCAGATGATCTCCCTAACGCAATTTAA
- a CDS encoding YhcH/YjgK/YiaL family protein, whose protein sequence is MIRRTLQTIQQHNPQTLAAGKYEIQGEAIFFNVMEGETRDINAQQPEFHHQYIDIHLGAGSDLPAGAAPPNVYARRAVAAA, encoded by the coding sequence GTGATCCGCCGTACTTTGCAGACCATTCAGCAACATAATCCGCAAACGCTGGCGGCAGGGAAATATGAAATTCAGGGCGAGGCGATTTTCTTTAACGTGATGGAAGGCGAAACGCGCGATATCAATGCCCAGCAGCCGGAATTTCACCACCAGTATATTGATATTCATCTGGGTGCTGGCAGTGATCTTCCCGCTGGAGCTGCACCGCCCAATGTGTACGCAAGGCGTGCCGTCGCCGCTGCGTAA
- a CDS encoding FAD-binding oxidoreductase, which produces MKYATLPFNQNKNGWLNKEAKPHPALSANITADWVVIGCGFAGLAFARRVASLHPDWHIVVVDAECAGESASARNSGFIIGLPHNIGSSTAELKKAQAYRSLLQEGIQQLASIVEQHKIACDWENVGKYHCQVDAINERLLREYTDNLDAMGETYQMLDANELAQTLGTRFYQKGIYTPGAILVNPASLTLGLAASLPDNVTLYDNTPVMKIEHGQPMRVITPHGIITAPKVMLATNALSRELSPVTSRQAAMATFASLTAPLSAEQRQRLPAMQSWGLTPVNAIAGASVRYTHDHRLMIRQHVTPALNGSVTATQTWQATLQHRNMLHRLWPQLTDVAFTHTWSGTISVTRNGAPVWGAIGPALYTASGCNGAGISKQTIAGSLLADYALGQDNPLIAPMLGLGEASYLPPSPVLDAAIGLSLLKERWLGRREA; this is translated from the coding sequence ATGAAATACGCCACCCTTCCCTTTAATCAAAATAAAAACGGCTGGCTGAATAAAGAAGCTAAACCCCATCCGGCATTAAGCGCGAATATTACCGCAGACTGGGTAGTCATCGGCTGCGGCTTTGCCGGGCTGGCTTTTGCCCGCCGGGTGGCAAGCCTGCATCCTGACTGGCATATTGTGGTGGTTGATGCGGAATGCGCGGGCGAAAGCGCTTCCGCAAGGAATTCCGGTTTTATTATTGGCCTGCCGCATAATATCGGCAGCTCGACGGCGGAATTAAAAAAAGCGCAGGCTTATCGCTCGCTGTTACAGGAAGGCATTCAGCAGCTGGCATCGATCGTAGAGCAGCATAAGATCGCCTGTGACTGGGAAAACGTCGGCAAGTACCACTGCCAGGTTGATGCCATCAATGAACGCCTGTTGCGGGAATACACCGATAACCTGGACGCGATGGGTGAAACCTATCAGATGCTTGATGCCAACGAACTGGCACAAACGCTGGGCACCCGGTTTTATCAAAAAGGCATTTATACGCCCGGCGCGATTCTGGTGAATCCGGCCAGCCTGACCCTTGGTCTGGCCGCGAGTCTGCCAGATAACGTCACGCTGTATGACAACACGCCGGTTATGAAGATTGAGCACGGCCAGCCGATGCGGGTGATTACGCCCCACGGCATTATCACCGCACCTAAAGTGATGCTGGCAACCAATGCCCTTTCCCGCGAGCTTTCTCCTGTCACCAGCCGTCAGGCTGCAATGGCGACCTTTGCCAGCCTTACCGCACCGCTCAGCGCAGAACAGCGTCAGCGCCTGCCCGCAATGCAAAGCTGGGGACTGACGCCGGTCAACGCGATTGCAGGTGCCAGCGTGCGCTACACGCACGATCATCGTTTAATGATCCGCCAGCATGTTACGCCCGCGCTGAACGGCAGCGTGACCGCTACCCAAACCTGGCAGGCGACCTTGCAGCATCGCAATATGCTTCATCGCCTCTGGCCGCAGCTTACCGATGTGGCGTTTACGCATACCTGGTCCGGCACCATTAGCGTAACGCGAAACGGCGCGCCGGTATGGGGAGCGATCGGGCCTGCGCTTTATACCGCCAGCGGCTGCAACGGCGCGGGCATTTCCAAGCAAACCATTGCCGGATCGCTGCTGGCGGATTATGCGTTGGGTCAGGATAACCCGCTGATTGCGCCCATGCTGGGACTGGGCGAAGCCAGCTATCTGCCGCCGTCGCCCGTGCTGGATGCAGCCATTGGCTTGTCGCTGCTTAAAGAGCGCTGGCTCGGCAGGCGCGAAGCCTGA